In a single window of the Candidatus Celerinatantimonas neptuna genome:
- the deoB gene encoding Phosphopentomutase, whose translation MKRAILLVLDSFGVGGGEDAANFGDDGSDTLGHIAEYCQSGKANQGRKGSLHVPNLNSLGLGRLAQASRGEPVSGLPDVEPVGAYGYAQELSSGKDTPSGHWEIAGVPVLFDWGYFPDKENSFPQVLLDELVKRADLPGYLGNCHASGTTILEQLGEEHMRTGKPIFYTSADSVFQIACHEQTFGLERLYQLCKIARELLNDYNIGRVIARPFVGDCSERFTRTGNRHDYAVKPPQATVLEKLVDAGGSVTSIGKIADIYAHQGITRKVKATGLEELFDATLLELEVAGDHSIVFTNFVDFDSSYGHRRNVSGYAGALEYFDKRLPELIKQLQDGDILMITADHGCDPTWPGTEHTREHIPVLVYGKAVRSVALGRRQTFADIGQSVADYFDLPAMDYGESFMKAIIR comes from the coding sequence ATGAAAAGAGCAATTTTACTCGTGTTAGATTCTTTTGGTGTTGGTGGCGGTGAAGATGCTGCAAATTTTGGTGATGATGGCTCTGATACCCTTGGACATATTGCTGAATATTGTCAGTCAGGAAAAGCCAATCAGGGCAGGAAGGGATCATTGCATGTACCAAACCTGAATTCACTGGGACTCGGTCGGCTTGCACAGGCTAGTCGTGGTGAGCCTGTTTCAGGTTTACCGGATGTGGAGCCTGTTGGGGCTTACGGATATGCCCAGGAGTTATCCAGTGGTAAAGATACACCAAGTGGACACTGGGAAATCGCAGGTGTACCAGTGTTATTCGATTGGGGATATTTCCCGGATAAAGAAAATAGTTTTCCGCAGGTGTTGCTTGATGAATTAGTTAAACGAGCTGATTTACCCGGATATCTGGGGAACTGCCATGCTTCAGGAACTACAATTCTTGAACAGCTCGGTGAAGAACATATGCGTACTGGTAAGCCAATTTTTTACACTTCGGCAGATAGTGTCTTTCAGATTGCTTGCCATGAGCAAACGTTTGGCTTAGAGCGATTATATCAATTGTGTAAAATTGCTCGTGAGCTTCTTAACGATTACAACATCGGACGGGTGATTGCCCGGCCATTTGTGGGAGATTGTTCAGAGCGATTTACCCGTACAGGGAATCGCCATGACTATGCGGTTAAGCCACCTCAGGCAACTGTACTGGAAAAGTTGGTCGATGCAGGGGGGAGTGTAACCAGTATTGGTAAAATTGCCGATATATACGCCCATCAGGGGATAACCCGAAAAGTCAAAGCTACCGGGTTGGAAGAACTTTTTGATGCGACGCTTTTAGAACTTGAAGTTGCCGGTGATCACAGTATTGTTTTTACCAATTTTGTTGATTTTGATTCATCGTATGGTCATCGCCGGAATGTGTCAGGTTATGCTGGAGCATTAGAGTATTTTGATAAGCGGCTTCCAGAGCTGATAAAGCAGCTTCAGGATGGCGATATATTGATGATTACAGCAGATCACGGTTGTGATCCGACCTGGCCGGGAACTGAGCATACCCGCGAGCATATTCCTGTTTTAGTTTATGGTAAAGCTGTCCGGTCTGTTGCTTTAGGGCGTCGTCAAACATTTGCTGATATAGGCCAGTCAGTGGCTGATTATTTTGATTTGCCAGCGATGGATTATGGTGAAAGTTTTATGAAAGCGATTATTCGTTAA
- the deoD gene encoding Purine nucleoside phosphorylase DeoD-type has translation MPTPHINAHPGDFAPTVLLPGDPLRARYIAETFLEDVRQVTDVRNMLGFTGHYQGKDVSVMGSGMGIPSCSIYSKELFSEYGVENIIRVGSAGAISESVKVRDVIVAMGACTDSNVNRSRFKGHDFAAIADYQLLRKAVDAAEVRNLPVRVGNVFSADLFYTPDPDMFDVMEHHGVLAVEMEAAGLYGVAAECGKSALCIVTISDHIRTGEATSSDERQKTFNDMIELTLSSLL, from the coding sequence ATGCCAACACCTCATATTAATGCTCATCCTGGTGATTTTGCTCCAACTGTTCTGCTTCCGGGGGATCCGCTTCGTGCTCGTTATATTGCAGAGACATTTTTAGAAGATGTGCGTCAGGTGACTGATGTTCGCAATATGTTGGGATTTACTGGTCATTATCAGGGTAAAGATGTCTCTGTGATGGGGTCAGGGATGGGGATACCCAGTTGTTCAATCTATTCGAAAGAATTATTCAGCGAATATGGTGTTGAAAATATTATTCGTGTCGGTAGTGCGGGTGCCATTAGTGAGTCAGTGAAAGTTCGGGATGTGATTGTTGCGATGGGCGCTTGCACAGATTCAAATGTGAATCGAAGCCGGTTTAAAGGCCATGACTTTGCAGCGATTGCAGATTACCAGTTATTACGTAAAGCCGTAGATGCAGCTGAAGTCCGTAATTTACCGGTTCGGGTTGGTAATGTTTTTTCAGCGGATCTTTTTTACACGCCAGATCCTGATATGTTTGATGTGATGGAACATCATGGTGTGCTGGCGGTTGAAATGGAAGCCGCCGGCCTTTATGGCGTTGCGGCCGAATGCGGAAAATCAGCGCTTTGTATCGTGACTATCTCCGATCATATTCGCACCGGAGAAGCAACGAGCTCTGATGAGCGTCAAAAAACATTTAACGATATGATTGAGCTTACTTTATCTTCTTTGCTCTAA
- the serB gene encoding Phosphoserine phosphatase, protein MLSNSIISLLTQDTLWPDQSIMLTGSGELLHANSSVPDYYIIGWSGKPEAAEQLWQALYRSGELLYIYPSLQLLGQRIWMFGSSLSHDELSQRLTQVRQQFDVVVTDHIPNLNQPGMLVMDMDSTTIQVECIDEIAKLAGVGEQVSHVTLRAMRGELDFKQSLRHRVALLKDAPESILADVAGSLPLMPGLTILLSHLQLNGWKVVLASGGFTYFAHTLQRLLGFDAVFANQLELKEGYLTGQVEGKIVDATYKVNVLKTLRDQWNIPQNQTIAIGDGANDLPMLAESSLGVALHAKPIVQEKAKIAITHSDLEGLFFVLSAALSARR, encoded by the coding sequence GTGTTATCGAACTCAATTATTTCTCTTTTAACACAAGATACATTATGGCCTGATCAATCCATTATGCTCACCGGTAGTGGCGAATTGTTACATGCTAATTCATCTGTACCTGACTATTACATCATCGGTTGGTCTGGTAAACCTGAAGCGGCAGAACAACTATGGCAGGCTCTTTATCGTTCAGGTGAGTTACTTTACATTTATCCATCTTTACAGTTGCTTGGTCAACGGATATGGATGTTCGGTTCTTCATTATCTCATGATGAGTTAAGCCAACGTTTAACTCAGGTGCGTCAGCAATTTGATGTTGTTGTAACTGATCATATCCCAAACCTTAATCAACCGGGTATGCTGGTGATGGATATGGATTCGACAACCATTCAGGTCGAATGTATCGATGAAATAGCTAAACTAGCCGGTGTAGGTGAGCAGGTGAGTCATGTGACACTCAGAGCGATGCGTGGTGAGTTAGATTTTAAACAGAGCCTGAGACATCGGGTCGCTTTGCTCAAAGATGCGCCTGAGTCGATTTTAGCTGATGTGGCAGGTTCTTTACCATTAATGCCTGGATTAACGATATTACTGAGTCATTTACAGCTTAATGGATGGAAAGTTGTATTAGCATCAGGTGGTTTTACCTATTTTGCTCATACACTTCAACGATTACTGGGATTTGATGCCGTGTTTGCGAATCAGCTTGAGTTAAAAGAGGGTTATTTAACAGGGCAGGTTGAAGGCAAAATTGTCGATGCAACATATAAGGTGAATGTCCTGAAAACATTACGAGATCAATGGAATATTCCCCAAAACCAGACGATTGCTATTGGTGATGGTGCAAATGATCTACCAATGTTGGCTGAGTCGTCTCTTGGCGTTGCCTTACATGCGAAACCGATTGTTCAGGAAAAAGCAAAAATAGCGATTACGCATAGTGATTTGGAAGGATTATTTTTTGTTTTGAGTGCCGCGTTATCTGCAAGACGTTAA
- the radA gene encoding DNA repair protein RadA: MAKAKKAYVCSECGADYPRWQGQCSECKAWNTISEIRLASGPDYRTERFGGYAGAVQSQVQTLDHINLEDLPRFSSGFVELDRVLGGGIVPGSAILIGGHPGAGKSTLLLQVMCRLAQQMSALYVTGEESLQQVALRASRLGLPRENLKMLAETSVESIGHLALQEKPKIMVIDSIQVMHMADIQSAPGGVSQVRESAAWLTRFAKQNHIAIFMVGHVTKDGTLAGPKVLEHCIDCSILLEGSSDSRFRTLRGQKNRFGAVNELGVFAMTDQGMREVNNPSAIFLSRAQEPSPGSVVMVVWEGSRPLLVEIQALVDYSQLANPRRVAVGLEQNRLSMLLAVLHRHAGVQMSDQDVFTNVVGGVRVTETGADLALLAAMISSFRDQTLPQDLVVFGEVGLSGEIRPVANGQERLHEAQKHGFKRAIVPAGNAPSKALDGMDVIAVKKLDEALEAL, from the coding sequence ATGGCCAAAGCTAAAAAAGCTTATGTGTGTAGTGAGTGTGGAGCAGATTATCCGCGTTGGCAAGGACAGTGTAGTGAATGTAAAGCGTGGAACACAATTAGTGAGATCCGTTTAGCTTCTGGCCCTGATTATAGAACTGAGCGGTTTGGCGGATATGCGGGGGCAGTTCAAAGCCAGGTTCAGACGCTGGATCATATCAACCTTGAGGATCTTCCCCGGTTTAGCTCCGGATTTGTTGAGTTAGATAGGGTTCTTGGGGGCGGAATTGTTCCGGGGAGTGCTATTTTAATCGGTGGGCATCCCGGAGCCGGGAAAAGTACACTCTTGCTGCAAGTGATGTGTCGATTGGCACAGCAAATGTCTGCACTATATGTAACCGGTGAGGAATCGTTACAGCAGGTAGCCTTGCGTGCCAGTCGGTTGGGTCTCCCCCGGGAAAATCTTAAGATGTTGGCTGAAACGAGTGTTGAATCGATTGGTCATCTGGCTTTGCAGGAAAAGCCTAAAATTATGGTCATTGATTCGATTCAGGTGATGCATATGGCCGATATCCAATCGGCGCCTGGTGGTGTTTCTCAGGTACGGGAGAGTGCGGCCTGGTTGACTCGTTTTGCAAAGCAGAATCATATCGCTATTTTTATGGTTGGTCATGTTACCAAAGATGGTACATTAGCCGGACCTAAAGTCCTTGAGCATTGCATTGATTGTTCCATTTTGCTTGAAGGGAGCTCTGATAGCCGTTTTAGAACACTGCGGGGGCAAAAGAACCGCTTTGGAGCTGTGAATGAGCTGGGGGTTTTCGCGATGACGGATCAAGGCATGCGTGAGGTTAATAATCCATCAGCGATTTTTTTATCCCGGGCCCAGGAGCCCTCTCCTGGTTCTGTCGTGATGGTTGTCTGGGAAGGTTCCCGTCCTCTGTTAGTTGAGATTCAGGCTTTGGTTGATTACAGCCAGCTGGCAAATCCAAGACGGGTTGCGGTAGGGTTGGAACAGAATAGATTATCGATGTTGCTGGCTGTATTACATCGTCATGCCGGTGTGCAAATGTCTGATCAGGATGTGTTTACTAATGTTGTCGGTGGGGTCAGAGTTACAGAAACTGGTGCTGATTTAGCTTTATTGGCCGCTATGATTTCGAGCTTTAGGGATCAAACACTACCACAGGATTTGGTCGTTTTCGGTGAAGTTGGATTATCAGGGGAGATCCGTCCTGTTGCCAATGGGCAGGAACGCCTCCATGAAGCCCAGAAGCACGGTTTTAAACGGGCTATCGTTCCAGCAGGAAATGCACCGTCAAAAGCACTGGATGGAATGGATGTTATCGCAGTTAAAAAACTAGATGAAGCGCTTGAAGCGCTTTAA
- the plsC_2 gene encoding 1-acyl-sn-glycerol-3-phosphate acyltransferase gives MYLNRYVALKRGSRRSVAKMSAEVKEHLTNGSSVYMFPEGSRSEDGNMRPFKTGAFAMAKHYDVGIIPVVIRGTSQALPKKTLKLGHADMSIEVLPIIEADEVAKRTAQELCKDVEQQIQQALGHVEIS, from the coding sequence ATGTATCTCAATCGCTATGTCGCCCTCAAACGAGGAAGTCGCCGCAGCGTTGCCAAAATGTCAGCTGAAGTCAAAGAGCATCTCACCAATGGTAGTTCTGTATATATGTTCCCTGAGGGGAGTCGCTCTGAAGATGGGAACATGCGCCCCTTTAAAACAGGGGCCTTTGCTATGGCAAAACATTATGATGTTGGAATCATTCCTGTTGTGATCCGGGGGACATCACAAGCTCTCCCGAAAAAGACATTAAAACTAGGCCATGCAGATATGTCCATTGAAGTACTACCGATCATTGAGGCAGATGAAGTAGCCAAGCGCACAGCTCAAGAGCTATGCAAAGATGTAGAGCAGCAAATTCAGCAAGCTCTGGGACACGTAGAGATTTCGTAG
- the flgH gene encoding Flagellar L-ring protein: protein MGKQLFCLWVILMLTGCATVQQTNDKITNTAQKKIDNKQRQVTVSTDNHAPVPNDPYYAPIDPSEKPKQVIPTGSAFNPKTSTSLYSYMPAYSVGDTVTVLLSETASAKKSATTDMSHNNDYNLDPITVPGGKLTVNGKTVQLGMKQSQNFDGKADSAQSHTLTGSITVSVVDVLNNGNLVVRGEKWLVINNGKEYIRLTGIIRPKDVTQGNTVKSSQIADARIEFSGTGDQANTQTQGWLSRLFNGSLWPF, encoded by the coding sequence ATGGGTAAACAGCTTTTCTGTCTATGGGTCATATTGATGCTAACCGGGTGTGCAACGGTTCAGCAGACTAACGACAAGATAACCAATACAGCACAGAAAAAAATAGACAATAAACAAAGACAGGTCACTGTTTCAACCGATAATCATGCGCCAGTTCCCAATGATCCATACTACGCACCTATTGATCCATCGGAAAAACCTAAACAAGTGATACCGACCGGATCTGCTTTCAATCCTAAAACATCAACCAGTTTATATAGTTATATGCCAGCCTATTCGGTCGGAGATACGGTAACCGTACTGCTCTCGGAAACAGCATCTGCCAAAAAATCGGCAACAACGGACATGTCCCACAATAACGACTACAATCTTGATCCGATTACAGTTCCTGGAGGAAAACTCACCGTCAACGGGAAAACGGTACAATTAGGCATGAAACAATCGCAGAACTTTGATGGGAAAGCTGACTCAGCTCAAAGTCATACACTGACCGGTTCTATCACAGTTTCTGTCGTCGATGTTCTTAATAATGGCAACCTGGTTGTCCGTGGTGAAAAATGGTTAGTGATCAATAACGGCAAAGAATATATCCGCCTGACTGGTATTATTCGTCCGAAAGATGTCACACAAGGTAACACCGTCAAATCATCACAAATTGCTGATGCACGCATTGAATTTAGTGGTACAGGGGATCAGGCCAATACACAAACCCAAGGCTGGTTATCTCGCTTGTTCAACGGAAGTTTATGGCCATTTTAA
- the ygfZ gene encoding tRNA-modifying protein YgfZ codes for MELDKLYTFPELVIGKLEQWSLTRLTGEDRQTYLQGQLTAEIQGLAAGQHTLSGHCDPAGKVWSVLRVINTGKHLWILQTNSAAEKELPELTKYSVFSKITISPVDDYQPIAIIGKHAKTFVEQQWGQSIATQGGLLNNGFCIAYPQQPMRYLFILPTQTANSLSQRDPDCQDIDALWNELNIIAGLPSLTAKTSGQFIPQALNLQLLDAISFTKGCYTGQEVVARAKYRGINKRATLRFVGQSTQPIESGQDIEMQLGDNWRRCGTLLQSFRQENGYTEVLAVVRADSSADCKYRLQNQPDSQLTLAHLPYSLTPVE; via the coding sequence GTGGAACTGGACAAATTATATACATTTCCCGAACTTGTTATTGGGAAACTAGAACAATGGTCACTCACTCGTCTCACCGGGGAAGATAGACAAACCTATCTTCAGGGACAGTTAACCGCAGAAATTCAAGGATTAGCCGCAGGCCAACACACGTTATCTGGCCACTGTGATCCGGCGGGTAAAGTCTGGTCTGTATTAAGAGTCATCAACACCGGAAAGCACCTCTGGATACTACAAACAAATTCCGCGGCCGAAAAAGAATTACCCGAGCTGACAAAATACAGTGTTTTTTCAAAGATCACGATAAGTCCGGTAGACGATTATCAGCCAATTGCAATTATCGGTAAACACGCGAAAACATTTGTTGAACAGCAATGGGGGCAATCCATTGCCACACAAGGCGGCTTACTTAATAACGGTTTTTGCATTGCATATCCCCAGCAACCGATGCGTTACCTATTCATTCTCCCAACCCAAACAGCCAATTCATTATCTCAGCGAGATCCAGACTGCCAGGATATCGATGCACTATGGAATGAATTAAATATCATTGCCGGTCTGCCAAGCTTAACAGCTAAGACATCCGGTCAATTTATTCCTCAGGCATTGAATCTTCAATTGTTAGATGCAATTAGTTTTACCAAAGGATGCTATACCGGCCAAGAAGTCGTCGCCCGGGCAAAATATCGAGGGATCAATAAGCGGGCAACCCTCCGGTTTGTAGGGCAGTCAACTCAGCCTATCGAAAGTGGTCAGGATATTGAAATGCAACTGGGTGACAACTGGCGACGCTGTGGTACCTTGTTACAAAGTTTCCGTCAGGAAAACGGCTACACCGAAGTTCTGGCCGTCGTTCGGGCTGATAGTTCAGCCGATTGCAAATATCGGCTCCAGAATCAACCCGATAGTCAATTAACATTAGCCCATCTGCCTTATTCTCTGACACCTGTAGAATAA
- the sdhE gene encoding FAD assembly factor SdhE has protein sequence MQSKSRLLWACRRGMLELDVLLQPFVERHYDQLSEDDQLLFERLLECDDPDLFAWFMGHRECPDADLSRMIRVILSHNSTHA, from the coding sequence ATGCAATCAAAATCACGATTACTCTGGGCTTGTCGTCGGGGGATGCTCGAGTTAGATGTCCTCCTTCAACCATTTGTTGAACGTCATTATGACCAGCTCAGTGAAGATGACCAATTATTATTTGAGAGATTACTGGAATGTGATGACCCAGATTTATTTGCCTGGTTTATGGGGCATCGTGAATGCCCAGATGCTGATTTATCGCGGATGATCCGTGTTATCCTTAGCCACAACAGCACGCACGCTTAA
- the nadB gene encoding L-aspartate oxidase, producing the protein MNYSCDVLIIGSGAAGLTLALHLADYAKVHVLSKGPLKEGSTYYAQGGIAAVFSQNDTIDSHVQDTLIAGDGLCDEPTVRFVSEHSKACIDWLIQSGVPFDQETNSSGEPRYHMTREGGHSRRRILHAADATGKAVENTLVSQVLKHPNIILHEHLNAVDLVIETGTDGQKQVSGAYVWNRHHQKVETFAAKFVALATGGSSKVYQYTSNPDIASGDGIAMAWRAGCRVGNMEFNQFHPTCLYHPQARNFLLTEALRGEGALLKRPDGSRFMPEFDERAELAPRDVVARAIDFEMKRLGADCMYLDISHRTPEFIEHHFPTIFEKLLALGIDIRKEPIPIVPAAHYTCGGVVTDHHARTDIRHLYAIGEVAYTGLHGANRMASNSLLECLVFGQAAAEDIKTKLRERKPVLPIKEWDESQVISSDEEVIITHNWHELRLFMWDYVGIVRTDKRLERALRRIHMLKQEIHDYYSNFKVCNNLLELRNLLQVAELIVLSAMQRKESRGLHYTLDYPDKQGEIPEPTILTPAPLKDEHDLSDFQPC; encoded by the coding sequence ATGAATTATTCTTGTGACGTTCTTATCATCGGAAGTGGAGCCGCAGGCTTAACCCTTGCGTTACACTTGGCCGATTATGCCAAAGTCCACGTACTGAGCAAAGGCCCTTTAAAAGAAGGCTCTACTTACTATGCCCAAGGCGGTATTGCCGCAGTTTTCAGTCAAAACGATACGATTGACAGCCATGTCCAGGACACGCTAATCGCAGGAGACGGATTATGCGACGAACCCACGGTTCGGTTCGTATCAGAACATAGTAAAGCATGTATTGACTGGTTAATTCAATCCGGTGTTCCTTTTGACCAGGAAACAAATTCCTCTGGCGAACCACGTTATCACATGACCAGAGAAGGCGGCCATAGTCGACGACGCATTCTCCACGCAGCCGATGCCACCGGTAAAGCAGTCGAAAATACATTGGTCAGCCAGGTTCTCAAACATCCCAATATTATTTTGCATGAACATCTTAATGCCGTCGATCTGGTCATTGAAACCGGCACAGATGGCCAAAAACAGGTTTCAGGAGCTTATGTCTGGAACCGCCATCACCAAAAAGTCGAAACGTTTGCCGCAAAATTTGTTGCACTGGCAACAGGAGGCAGCAGTAAAGTATACCAGTATACCAGCAATCCGGATATTGCCAGTGGTGATGGTATTGCAATGGCCTGGCGTGCAGGCTGCCGAGTCGGCAATATGGAATTCAATCAATTCCACCCAACCTGTCTTTATCATCCGCAAGCCCGGAATTTTCTGTTAACAGAAGCGCTTCGCGGTGAAGGCGCATTACTCAAACGCCCTGATGGTAGCCGCTTTATGCCTGAGTTCGATGAACGGGCTGAACTGGCGCCACGAGATGTTGTCGCACGGGCCATCGACTTTGAAATGAAACGCTTAGGTGCCGACTGCATGTATCTGGATATCAGTCACCGGACACCTGAATTTATTGAACACCACTTTCCAACCATCTTCGAAAAATTGCTGGCTTTAGGTATTGATATCCGTAAAGAGCCTATTCCGATTGTTCCGGCAGCCCATTATACTTGCGGTGGCGTCGTCACCGATCACCATGCCCGTACAGATATACGCCATCTTTATGCAATTGGAGAAGTGGCTTATACGGGATTACATGGTGCAAACCGAATGGCCAGTAATTCATTACTCGAATGCCTTGTTTTTGGTCAGGCAGCGGCTGAAGATATCAAAACCAAACTCAGAGAAAGGAAACCTGTTTTACCTATTAAAGAATGGGATGAAAGCCAGGTCATCAGCTCAGATGAAGAAGTCATTATTACCCATAACTGGCATGAACTTCGTTTATTCATGTGGGACTATGTCGGTATTGTCCGCACCGATAAACGATTAGAGCGGGCTCTTCGCAGGATCCATATGCTCAAACAGGAAATACATGATTATTATTCCAATTTTAAAGTCTGTAATAACTTGTTGGAACTTCGTAATCTACTGCAAGTTGCTGAATTAATTGTACTAAGCGCTATGCAACGAAAAGAAAGCCGGGGACTACATTACACCCTTGACTACCCGGATAAACAAGGCGAGATCCCAGAGCCGACCATCCTGACACCAGCGCCATTGAAAGACGAACATGATTTATCCGACTTTCAACCTTGTTGA
- the rpoE_2 gene encoding ECF RNA polymerase sigma-E factor — protein MKQQQWTDKALVIRVQQGDKQAFNLLVGKYQHKVAGLIAKYVNNPGDVADITQEAFIKAYRALPNFRGDSAFYTWLYRIAVNTAKNHIVAQGRRPPANDVDAQEAEFYDGGEVMHESSTPEALLLTDEIRNMVFATIDELPEELRMAITLREIEGLSYDEIADVMACPVGTVRSRIFRAREAIDKRIQPLLERS, from the coding sequence ATGAAACAGCAACAGTGGACTGATAAGGCCTTGGTGATCCGAGTTCAGCAAGGTGATAAACAGGCTTTCAACCTGCTCGTCGGCAAATACCAGCACAAAGTGGCTGGTTTGATTGCGAAGTATGTTAATAACCCGGGGGATGTGGCTGATATTACTCAGGAAGCATTTATTAAAGCGTATCGGGCCTTACCTAATTTTCGTGGTGATAGTGCTTTTTATACGTGGCTTTACCGAATTGCTGTGAATACGGCTAAAAACCATATTGTGGCTCAGGGACGAAGACCGCCTGCAAATGATGTCGATGCGCAGGAGGCTGAGTTTTATGATGGGGGAGAAGTGATGCATGAGAGTTCAACTCCTGAGGCATTACTTTTAACCGATGAAATTCGCAACATGGTTTTTGCAACCATCGACGAGTTGCCCGAAGAGTTGCGCATGGCAATTACTTTGCGCGAAATAGAAGGGTTAAGCTATGATGAAATTGCTGACGTTATGGCTTGCCCGGTAGGTACAGTTCGTTCTCGTATCTTTCGGGCCCGTGAGGCAATTGATAAACGGATCCAGCCTTTGCTGGAACGATCATGA
- the rseA gene encoding Anti-sigma-E factor RseA has protein sequence MKGKCMVKDEQISALMDSELQDEKVLESFIADDMTHNRWQRYHLIGDVMRGDAPQMLNLDLSAGIAQALENEPAHEMSGDNDISRMRKANRPVPQWLKPLGQYAIAASVAVIAILGVQHYQGVGSSGKDQPLPVFNTVPIGGTISPVSLQANFIHPKQQLTEQQWLEQRREIAAYLQDHQLQQRHQD, from the coding sequence ATGAAGGGAAAATGTATGGTCAAAGATGAGCAAATATCAGCATTAATGGATAGCGAGCTACAGGATGAGAAAGTACTCGAATCATTCATTGCTGATGACATGACTCATAACCGGTGGCAGCGTTATCACCTAATCGGTGATGTGATGCGTGGCGATGCCCCTCAAATGCTCAATTTAGATCTATCTGCAGGTATTGCACAAGCTTTAGAAAATGAACCTGCTCATGAGATGTCTGGTGATAATGATATATCGCGGATGAGAAAAGCTAACCGGCCGGTACCTCAATGGCTCAAACCGCTGGGTCAATATGCTATTGCTGCATCAGTTGCCGTGATTGCTATTTTGGGAGTACAGCATTATCAGGGCGTGGGGTCATCAGGCAAAGATCAACCATTACCTGTTTTTAATACGGTTCCAATCGGTGGAACCATATCGCCCGTTAGCCTACAGGCGAATTTTATTCATCCGAAACAACAACTGACAGAGCAGCAATGGTTGGAGCAGCGTCGTGAAATTGCTGCTTATTTGCAGGATCACCAGTTGCAGCAGCGTCATCAAGATTAG
- the rseB gene encoding Sigma-E factor regulatory protein RseB → MRNLAVVGMLLLGLGAQPVFANQQVVEPTHQLSVSKVSPRQLIEKLQNAFHRLDYELSYIRVRQGSIEPIRLFHGVVGKHEVVHRIFLNGPVREAVRRDQTVAYYEFGKSPFAIHAKRLPGMLATLADIPLDVLSANYDLLVSGRGRVAGRPAQIMRIIPKHESLYGLYVWQDISTGLPLRVDIVDRQGNLVEQLMVIGLSEFKKPTLWMNKLAALKLPVVIEPPKSQQMSADWQVRWKPGGMKVVAENQHKLPITDQSVDYLKLSDGLFDVSIYASSSKASQSLQGELVRQGAISLHSIIRHGVVITVVGEVPPQTATLIAESVKLVPVENKPEETIHD, encoded by the coding sequence ATGCGTAATTTGGCTGTTGTTGGCATGTTGCTCTTAGGTCTGGGAGCTCAGCCGGTATTTGCAAATCAACAAGTTGTTGAGCCGACTCATCAATTGTCGGTGTCGAAGGTTTCACCGCGTCAACTCATAGAAAAGCTACAGAATGCTTTTCACCGGTTAGATTACGAATTGTCTTACATTCGGGTCCGTCAGGGTTCTATTGAACCGATTCGTCTCTTTCATGGTGTGGTTGGAAAACATGAGGTGGTGCATCGGATTTTTCTGAATGGTCCGGTACGAGAAGCGGTTCGCAGGGATCAAACGGTTGCTTATTATGAGTTTGGTAAATCGCCATTCGCGATACATGCGAAGCGATTACCGGGTATGTTGGCTACATTAGCTGATATTCCCCTTGATGTTCTTAGTGCTAATTATGATTTGTTGGTTTCAGGAAGAGGTCGGGTAGCTGGCCGGCCCGCTCAGATCATGAGGATTATTCCTAAACATGAGAGTCTGTATGGACTTTATGTGTGGCAGGATATTTCAACTGGTTTACCATTGCGTGTTGATATTGTTGATCGGCAGGGAAACCTAGTTGAACAATTGATGGTGATTGGTTTATCTGAATTTAAAAAACCAACACTTTGGATGAATAAACTGGCTGCTCTTAAACTTCCTGTGGTTATTGAGCCACCTAAATCTCAGCAGATGTCTGCTGATTGGCAGGTTCGCTGGAAACCTGGTGGGATGAAAGTTGTTGCTGAAAATCAGCATAAATTACCGATTACTGATCAGTCGGTTGATTATCTGAAACTCAGTGATGGTTTATTTGATGTTTCGATTTATGCCAGCTCATCTAAAGCCAGTCAGTCATTGCAGGGTGAATTGGTTCGTCAGGGAGCTATTTCTTTGCATTCGATTATTCGTCATGGTGTCGTGATTACGGTTGTCGGAGAAGTTCCGCCACAAACAGCAACACTTATTGCTGAATCTGTTAAACTAGTCCCAGTAGAGAATAAACCGGAAGAAACGATTCATGATTGA